In the genome of Triticum urartu cultivar G1812 chromosome 5, Tu2.1, whole genome shotgun sequence, one region contains:
- the LOC125510549 gene encoding RING-H2 finger protein ATL46-like, protein MATVRRVAGLSLLGREIKAGDDGFVGAPEAAVTTPEPGGPSATAARITPAVLFITVVLAVVLLVCGLMHILRRLFLKSHRANARAEAVERQLQQLFHLHEDGAGPGLDQAAIDALPAFAYAELSGSSGAKGQRQFDCAVCLSEFAADDRLRLLPLCGHAFHVACIDTWLRSSSTCPLCRTVLSVRAPSAVAAAAEAAGEPDIEEQKQEQEDASKEVVVASTVVLPVRLGRFKNVQGNNNTAVDVEAGTSSRLDARRCFSMGSSYQYVLAEDNLVVSVHWRPGDGSAAMRPGVTTASSDQQGKKVCAASRGDSFSVSKIWQWGRSGRRLPVLPAGSSSPTDQDLPWASPASARSTRQETDT, encoded by the coding sequence ATGGCGACGGTGAGGAGGGTGGCAGGCTTGTCGCTCCTCGGGCGGGAGATCAAGGCGGGCGATGATGGATTCGTGGGCGCGCCCGAGGCGGCTGTCACGACGCCGGAGCCGGGGGGGCCGTCGGCCACGGCGGCCAGGATCACGCCGGCCGTGCTCTTCATCACGGTCGTGCTGGCCGTGGTGCTGCTCGTCTGCGGGTTGATGCACATCTTGCGCCGGCTCTTCCTCAAGAGCCACCGCGCCAATGCCCGGGCGGAGGCCGTCGAGCGGCAGCTGCAGCAGCTGTTCCACCTGCACGAGGACGGCGCCGGGCCCGGCCTCGACCAGGCCGCCATCGACGCGCTGCCGGCGTTCGCCTACGCCGAGCTCTCCGGCAGCTCCGGCGCTAAGGGGCAGCGCCAGTTCGACTGCGCCGTCTGCCTCAGCGAGTTCGCCGCCGACGACCGCCTCCGCCTGCTCCCGCTCTGCGGCCACGCGTTCCACGTCGCCTGCATCGACACCTGGCTCCGCTCCAGCTCCACCTGCCCGCTCTGCCGCACCGTGCTGTCGGTTCGCGCGCCCTCCGCCGTCGCGGCGGCCGCGGAGGCCGCCGGCGAGCCGGACATCGAGGAGCAGAAGCAGGAGCAGGAGGACGCGTCAAAGGAGGTCGTCGTCGCAAGCACCGTCGTGCTTCCGGTCAGGCTCGGCCGGTTCAAGAACGTccagggcaacaacaacaccGCCGTCGACGTCGAGGCGGGCACCAGCAGCCGCCTCGACGCGAGGAGGTGCTTCTCCATGGGCTCCTCCTACCagtacgtgctcgccgaagacaACCTGGTGGTGTCCGTGCACTGGCGTCCCGGCGACGGCAGCGCGGCCATGCGCCCCGGCGTGACCACGGCGAGCAGTGACCAGCAGGGCAAGAAGGTCTGCGCCGCCAGCCGCGGCGACAGCTTCTCGGTGTCCAAGATCTGGCAGTGGGGCCGCAGCGGCAGGAGGCTCCCCGTGCTCCCTGCCGGCTCGTCGTCCCCGACAGATCAGGACCTCCCGTGGGCGTCGCCGGCGAGCGCGCGCAGCACGAGGCAAGAAACCGACACCTGA